One Sulfurimonas sp. HSL-3221 genomic window, ACAAGACGATGGTCGACACCTACGACAGTTACGGCGCGCCGGTGCTGGAGCAGACGGGGGTAACGAAGCTTCTTGGTTCACTGTCGGGTGAAACGAACGCAACGACGTATGATCCGCGCGACCTCGACGGCTACATCACGGCCAAGGGGGTCGACGGCCTCTTTACGGTCATTGCCGAAGAGGAGAAGCAGATCCGCACCGACCCCGCGGCGCGTACGACGGAGCTGCTGCAGAAGGTTTTCGGCAACTGAGGGTGGGGGTAGAACGGTTTTTGTAATAGAGGGCTAAAAAAAGGTTCTCTACAGTGCAAAACAAAACGCGTCCAAAAGTCGTTCTTCTCAAAGGCAACGGTCCCATTATCATTAACAGTGAAATGATGGAGCTTATTACGATCACACTCTCTCACGGTCTTGTCGGTCTTCCGCTGGAGGAGCTGCGCGCCGAGAAGGTGATCATCGTCAAAGACCTCAATGCGTTCTGGGACGTTCACAAGACCGTCAAAGCGAAACCGGCCTGTTTCGTCTACAGCTATGACGAGCTGGAGGAAGAGGACCTCAAAAAGATCCACTCGGACGACATCAGCTACATTTAGGAGAGACAGTAATCAGTGACACTCCGGGTTGAGATTTTCCGCGGCAACGACCTTGCGCTTCCCGATTCGGAGGTCAACGTCGTCATCGATGTCGTACGGGCCTTTACCGTGGCGCATTACGCCTTTTTGCGGGGTGCCGCGGAGATTCTCCTCGTCCCGGACGTCGCGGCGGCCTTTGCCGTGCGGAAGGAACGTCCGGAGGTATTGCTGGCCGGTGAAGTAGGGGGATTGCCGATAGAGGGGTTCGATCTCGACAACTCCCCCGTCCGTTTCGCCTCCGCCGAACTGGAAGGGCTTATAATCGTGCAGAAGACGACGAACGGCGTTAAGGCGGCGCTGCACTCGCTGGGGGCGCCGACGGTGCTGCTGACGGGCTTCTCCAATGCCGAAGCGACAGTGCGCTATCTGCAGGCGCATTACGGCGGCACCGACGCGCGGATAAACCTTGTCGCCTCCCACCCGACCGGAGACGAGGATTTCGCCTGCGCGGAGTATATCCGTTCACAGCTGCTGGGCGAGGCGATGGATACCGATGAGGTCCGGCGGCGCATCTACGGCTGCGAGACGGTTGTGAAGTTCCTTGACCCCGCCCGTCCCGAGTTCAATGCCGAAGACATCGACTACTGCGCAACCTCCCTGCCGCCCGCCTTTGTTATGGCTGTTTATCAAGGAGCTCTGTGGACCAGCGTGCGGAAAGTGACACTCTGAACAGAGTCCGCCCCGTGAGCGCCCCGGCAGGGCCTTTGTATATCTCCCTTACGATAAAATGAGGCAGGAGGAGATGCATGTTCAGTTTTGAAGAGATTTTCGACCTTGTCGATATCGGGATTACTGTCTATGAACCGTTGGAGGAGGGTGACGACTTCAAGGTCGTCTACATCAATGACAAAGCGAAGAAACTTTGCCATTTTGATGTAGGAGAGTCCGTCAGCGAAGCGTTATCCACGCTCTTCCCTGTCAATGCGACCCGTCCCCTGCTTGAGTTCTTCCGGGAGGTGTACCGCACGGGAGAGGCGGAGGAGGTCGCCCTGGTCCCCTGCTACGGGTCCACCGACCTCTGGCAGGAGGGCTACATCTACAAACTCTCCAGTGGCCACCTCGTTTCGCGCTGCATGGGGGTGAAGGAAGAACGCGCGCGGGAGATCCTGGCCCCGGATGAGCGTCTGACCTTTCGAACGATCCTCGATACGGCGCCCATCGGGATCTGGTCCCAGGACATATCCGGCAGACTCCGCTTCGTCAACAAGGCCTTCTGCGATGCCACAGGTATCAGCGAGGAGCGGTTCCTCTCCGTCCCCCATTACGAATCGCTCTATTCAGCGGAAGCCGCGCAGAGCTGCATGCGTTCGGATGCCGCGGCCCTGCAGCAGAGCGAACCCCATCTCTCCTATGAGAAGATCCCCTTTACCGACGGCAAAGTGCATGAGGTCCTCATTGTCAAAACGCGGGTCGAAAACGCGGAGCACGGCGTCAGCGGCCTGGTCGGACTCAGTCTCGATATGACCGAACAGCTCGAAGCGGAGCGGAAGCTCGAGGCGATCAACCGGAACCTCGAGGAGCGGATCAGGGAGGAGATCGAAGCGAGCCGCCGGAAAGACACGATGCTCTTTCAGCAGAACAAGTTCGCCGCGATGGGGGAGATGATCAGCAACATTGCGCACCAGTGGCGGCAGCCGCTCAATACCCTTGGGTTGCTGATGACGGGAATGTCGGTCAAGATGATGATGGCGAAGGACGAAACGCGCGAGAGCGAATTCGAAGAGTTCCAGAGCCACTGCAGCGAGATCATCCAGTACCTCTCCGACACGATCGACGATTTCCGCCTCTACTACCAGGAGGACGGGGGGCACGACAGTTTCTGCATCAGCGATATGGACAAATCGCTGCAGACCCTCGTTATCAGCTCCATTATGGGCAAGCGGATCGGTTACGAGACCGATCTCGAAAACGTCCGGATCGGCGGGCATCTGAACAACCTTAAACAGGCGCTGATCAACCTCTATTCGAACGCGGCCAATGCCATTAAGAGCCACAGGACCGATGCGGGCTTCATCCAGTGCAGAGGATTCGCCGAAGGATCGCAGTATGTCATCAAGGTCTGCGACAACGGCGGCGGCATCGACAAGGCGATCATCGACAAGATCTTCGACCCCTATTTTACGACCAAGCACAAAAGCCAGGGCACGGGACTGGGGCTCTACATGACACGGCAGATTATCGAGCAGAAGTTTGGCGGCACGATCTCCGTGAAAAATGAGAAAGCCGGCGCCTGCTTTACGATCCGCATCCCCTTTGCCGGAGAGGCGTGCTGATCTTCCGCCCGCCGTCTTGGCGGTTTACATTCATTTACGTCGCAGCAACAATGGTTTGGGGAATGTGGCGTATAATATTCCCAATTAACCGGGAGGGGAGATCATGAAAGATTACTCGTTACAACTGCGCGTCTGGCACTGGGCCAACGCCGTCGTCGTCCTCGGTCTGCTGGGGACGTTTTTCCTGCGCAAGACCTTTTTGAGCTGGCACACCAATTCGCAGATCCTGCTGGAGAAGCTCGCATCATTCGGCATTACCGTGACGCCTGAGCAGGCCGCGGCACTGGCCAAGGCTGTCAGGGCGCCGATGTGGGAGTGGCACATCATCCTGGGGTACGTTTTCGCCGTGCTCGTCCTCTGGCGGCTGGTGATGATTTTTAAAGAGGGGTTCGGCTACGCACCGGAGAACAGCCACATGGCATGGGTCTATCGAGGCTACAAAGTCATCTACGCCGTGATGGCATTTATGGCCGTCAGCGGGCTGCTCATCACTTTCTACAAGGATATCGGCCTTGCCAAGGACATTGCGGGCTCCGTCAAGGAGCTGCACGAGCTTGTCGCCTGGGCCATCGTCGCCTTTGTTGTTCTGCACATTGCCGGCGTCTTTGTCGCCGACAACCGCGACCAGAAGGGGATCACCTCGAAGATGATCTCGGGCTAGTCCCTGTGGCAGTGCCTGGAGAGGAAGGGGAGCAGGGCGGCATTGAACGCCTCGGGGTTCTCGAGGTTGCTCAGGTGTCCCGCCCCTTCGATGATGACGAGCTCGGCGTCCGGGAGGGCGTTGTGCATGTAGACCGAAGCGTCCGGCGGAGCGATTTGGTCCGCCTCGCCGACGAGGATAAGCACCGGGAGAGCGAGCCGGGGGAGTCCGCTGCAGGTCTCGTCGCGCTCGCGCATGGCGCGCAGCGAGTGCACCAGGGAGTGTGCGGGCGTTGAAACGATCATCTCCCTGACTGCGGCGACTGTTTCGGGATGCTGTTCGAAGGTCTGTTCCGCGAGCAGTTTTCCCAGCAGCCCCTCGGCAAAGGGCTCGACGCCGTCCGCTTCGATGGCGCGGATGGCCTGCAGCCGCTTCTCGCGCCCTTCGGGCGTATCGGCGGCGCACTGCGTATCACAGAGAATGAGGGCGTTGAAGCGTTCGGGGTGTTGCTCCGCCGCCCGCAGGGCGATGTAGCCGCCCATTGAGAGGGCGCACAGCGTCGCTGTTTTGACCCGCAGGGCATCCATCAGTGAGAGCAGGTCCTGCACAAAGAGGGGAATGGAGAAGGGCTCTTCGCCCCCCTCCGTTGCCCCGTGTCCTCTTAGGTCGTAAGCGATGACCCGGCAGTGCTTCCTGCAGGCTTCCGCCTGGCGCTGCCACATCGTCCGGTTCAGGGGAAAGCCGTGCAGAAAGATCAGTGCCGGCATGTCGACCGATCCCAGGTCGTCATAGTGTATTTCAATACCGTTGACCGTCGTTGTCATGCTCGCTCCTTCTATAAGTATATTTAATCAATTTTAGCGAAAAAACATACCGTTTTCATAATGAAAATCTATATGTGTCCTACGGTGGTCCGTCAGCAGGCAGCAGTGCTATAATGGGGATAAAGAGCTACTGACAAAAAAACGGGAAGGAGAGGAGCAAAGATGAAGACGCTGTGCAAGATCAGATTGAATGCGGATGAGAAGCCGGACAAGGCGCTGCGAAAGCTGCTCTCCTCCCCGAAATACTACTGCAGAAAATGCCTGCGTAGCGCGGCGGAGAAGGGGGCGCTGTGCAAACCGGAGAAGCTATGAACCGTAGACTTCCATCGGCATCCCGATGGCAATGGGGTTGTGGAGCATGACGCTGCGCTTCGCCTCGCCGTCGGCGGCAAAGAGGTCGTAGGGGACGTAAAGCAGGCGCGCGGAGATTTTTTTGTGCGCCTGCGCCTTCTCCTCGACGTGGATGCGGATCCCCTGGGGCGAGGGGGCACTGTACTGCTCGGGGATCGTGACGCGGGCCACGAGGGCAACGGCGTCGACGTCTTCCATCTTCACTTCGCCCTTGAGGCGTTCGAGCAGGTGCTCGTAGCACTGTTTCTCTTCGACGCTTTCGCAGGCGAGGTCGCGTACCGTTCCGTTCTGCGCCAGCAGTTTGGCAAAGGGGAGGAGGGGACGGTCGTTCTCCAGGGCGATAACGGCGTCGGCGACGCAGCGCTCCACCATCTCGAACAGTTTCTCTTCGTCGGTCATCGTTTTCCTTTTTGGTTTGTGTGCCCCTTGTACCATTTGCAGCGCTTTTTCTGCTTGATGGTATAGACGTTGTACTGAAACTTCTTGCCGCAGTCGGGGCAGGCGAAGATCGCACGGTTCTTCGCCTTCATATAGCGCACAAACAGGAAGTTGCCGACCTGGTCGCCCTCGCGGTAGACGGTTTTGTCGTTGCGGGCGGCGAGCGCCTCGGCGTTTTGGGCATCTTCGCGCGCACGGCGCTGCCAGAGCGGCTCTTCGTCCTCTTCGAACGTGCCGGTGTCGGCGGTGTAGCGTTCGGTCATCGGCAACGGGCCGTCATGCGCAGCAGAAATCGGCAGAGAGGTGAGTTGGCAGACATGGGTGAATTATATCCTATCCGCGCGGCGGGAAAAAACGCCATGCCGGCTCGGAAACATGCCGTTCGGTCAGAGGGAATGTGCTATTATCTTCTTAGATAATAACGTTCACAGAAAGTGTTAACGATGGACTACGAACTCAATATTCGCGAAGTGATTTACGCCCTCACCGAGGCCCTTGACCTTGTCGGTATCGACGATACGCGTCACGGAAAGCGGGTGGCCTTCATGGCCGCCGAATGCGCAAGAGCCGCGGGGTTTGATGAGGCATTTATAGACGATATCATCGGGATCGGGATGCTCCATGACTGCGGTGTTTCAACGACGGACGTTCACCGCTCCCTTGTCACGCAGCTGGAGTGGAAGGATGAGCAGATCCACTGTGAACGCGGTGCGATCCTGCTGGGCAAGGTGGCGCTCTTTCAACGCTTCGCATTGCCGGTCTACTACCACCACACCCACTGGGAGCTTCTGGAGCATCTGCCCGTTGACAGGCGTGTCAAACAGCTGGCCAACCTGATCTATCTCGCCGACAGGGTCGATGCGCTCCGCTCGCAGATGGGCGGTTCGGGCCTGGAACAGAGTGCGGAGATCGAACGCGTCATCGTCGAGCACAGTGGCACCTTTTTCGCACCGGATTTC contains:
- a CDS encoding 2-phosphosulfolactate phosphatase, with amino-acid sequence MTLRVEIFRGNDLALPDSEVNVVIDVVRAFTVAHYAFLRGAAEILLVPDVAAAFAVRKERPEVLLAGEVGGLPIEGFDLDNSPVRFASAELEGLIIVQKTTNGVKAALHSLGAPTVLLTGFSNAEATVRYLQAHYGGTDARINLVASHPTGDEDFACAEYIRSQLLGEAMDTDEVRRRIYGCETVVKFLDPARPEFNAEDIDYCATSLPPAFVMAVYQGALWTSVRKVTL
- a CDS encoding PAS domain-containing sensor histidine kinase; the protein is MFSFEEIFDLVDIGITVYEPLEEGDDFKVVYINDKAKKLCHFDVGESVSEALSTLFPVNATRPLLEFFREVYRTGEAEEVALVPCYGSTDLWQEGYIYKLSSGHLVSRCMGVKEERAREILAPDERLTFRTILDTAPIGIWSQDISGRLRFVNKAFCDATGISEERFLSVPHYESLYSAEAAQSCMRSDAAALQQSEPHLSYEKIPFTDGKVHEVLIVKTRVENAEHGVSGLVGLSLDMTEQLEAERKLEAINRNLEERIREEIEASRRKDTMLFQQNKFAAMGEMISNIAHQWRQPLNTLGLLMTGMSVKMMMAKDETRESEFEEFQSHCSEIIQYLSDTIDDFRLYYQEDGGHDSFCISDMDKSLQTLVISSIMGKRIGYETDLENVRIGGHLNNLKQALINLYSNAANAIKSHRTDAGFIQCRGFAEGSQYVIKVCDNGGGIDKAIIDKIFDPYFTTKHKSQGTGLGLYMTRQIIEQKFGGTISVKNEKAGACFTIRIPFAGEAC
- a CDS encoding cytochrome b/b6 domain-containing protein, giving the protein MKDYSLQLRVWHWANAVVVLGLLGTFFLRKTFLSWHTNSQILLEKLASFGITVTPEQAAALAKAVRAPMWEWHIILGYVFAVLVLWRLVMIFKEGFGYAPENSHMAWVYRGYKVIYAVMAFMAVSGLLITFYKDIGLAKDIAGSVKELHELVAWAIVAFVVLHIAGVFVADNRDQKGITSKMISG
- a CDS encoding alpha/beta fold hydrolase gives rise to the protein MTTTVNGIEIHYDDLGSVDMPALIFLHGFPLNRTMWQRQAEACRKHCRVIAYDLRGHGATEGGEEPFSIPLFVQDLLSLMDALRVKTATLCALSMGGYIALRAAEQHPERFNALILCDTQCAADTPEGREKRLQAIRAIEADGVEPFAEGLLGKLLAEQTFEQHPETVAAVREMIVSTPAHSLVHSLRAMRERDETCSGLPRLALPVLILVGEADQIAPPDASVYMHNALPDAELVIIEGAGHLSNLENPEAFNAALLPFLSRHCHRD